In Cryptomeria japonica chromosome 10, Sugi_1.0, whole genome shotgun sequence, a genomic segment contains:
- the LOC131039227 gene encoding laccase-4-like gives MIPAMQTLYGRLLLPLLALWFTIQFVSAKHTVITRRYKFSIQMTNVTRLCTTKSLLTVNGQYPGPAIVAREGDRVVVKVTNNVKNNVSIHWHGIRQLRSGWADGPAYVTQCPIQTGKTYAYKFIIKRQRGTLWWHAHISWLRASLHGPIIIYPKKNASYPFPHPHQEVPIVFGEWWNADTETVINQAMQSGAQANVSDAYTINGLPGLMYNCSTNDTFRLKVIPGKTYLLRIVNSALNDDLFFGIANHTLTVVEADAVYVKPFQTNVILITPGQTTNVLLTAMSQPPNATFLMLAGPFATGTAAFDNSTSAGILEYVSNATTVNSSSSSLPMMKPTLPASNDTSFAANFSQKMRSLGNPKFPAANVPQKVDRSFLFTVGLGLNPCPQGQTCQGPNGTKFAASINNISFILPTTALLQAHYFNQSNGVFNTTFPDNPPFPFNYTGTPPNNTRTLNDTRVEVIPFNTNVQLVLQDTSVVTFESHPLHLHGFNFFIMGQGTGNYNASTDPANFNLVDPPERNTVGVPSGGWVALRFVADNPGVWFMHCHLELHTSWGLKMAWVVLNGNGRSQSLLPPPKDLPPC, from the exons ATGATTCCCGCAATGCAGACATTATATGGCCGTCTCCTGTTGCCACTTTTGGCATTGTGGTTCACTATTCAATTTGTTTCAGCGAAACATACTGTGATTACACGGCGCTACAAATTCAGC ATCCAAATGACGAATGTGACCCGCCTTTGCACTACGAAATCTCTCTTGACTGTGAACGGTCAATATCCGGGGCCTGCAATAGTTGCTCGAGAAGGAGATCGCGTGGTTGTCAAAGTAACAAATAATGTTAAAAACAATGTTAGCATACATTG GCATGGAATTCGTCAGCTTAGATCTGGGTGGGCGGACGGTCCTGCTTATGTCACTCAGTGTCCAATTCAAACCGGGAAAACTTATGCGTACAAATTTATTATCAAAAGGCAGAGAGGAACACTGTGGTGGCATGCCCACATCTCATGGTTGCGAGCAAGCTTACATGGTCCCATTATCATCTATCCCAAGAAGAATGCTTCTTACCCATTCCCTCACCCACACCAGGAAGTGCCTATTGTTTTTG GGGAGTGGTGGAATGCAGACACTGAGACTGTTATCAATCAAGCAATGCAAAGTGGTGCGCAAGCTAATGTGTCAGATGCGTATACCATTAACGGACTCCCTGGACTTATGTATAACTGCTCTACCAACG ATACATTCAGGCTCAAAGTGATCCCTGGGAAAACCTACCTACTGCGTATAGTTAATTCTGCACTCAATGATGACCTGTTTTTTGGAATCGCCAATCATACACTGACTGTGGTAGAAGCGGACGCTGTGTATGTCAAGCCTTTTCAAACCAATGTTATTCTGATCACTCCTGGTCAGACTACAAACGTCCTCTTGACAGCTATGTCTCAGCCACCCAATGCCACATTCCTCATGTTAGCAGGCCCTTTCGCTACGGGAACAGCAGCTTTTGATAACTCAACCAGTGCTGGAATTTTAGAGTATGTTTCCAATGCGACAACAGTTAATTCATCCTCATCTTCTCTTCCTATGATGAAACCAACGCTTCCAGCCTCGAATGATACCTCCTTTGCCGCCAATTTTAGCCAAAAGATGAGAAGCTTGGGCAATCCGAAATTTCCAGCAGCAAATGTTCCTCAGAAGGTAGATAGATCGTTCCTATTCACAGTGGGATTGGGGCTAAATCCATGTCCCCAAGGACAAACATGTCAAGGCCCTAACGGTACAAAATTTGCAGCCTCCATTAACAACATATCCTTCATTCTTCCCACCACCGCTCTCCTTCAAGCACACTACTTTAACCAGTCCAACGGAGTCTTCAATACCACTTTCCCTGACAATCCGCCATTTCCCTTCAACTACACGGGCACGCCGCCTAACAACACACGGACCCTCAACGACACCAGAGTAGAAGTGATTCCCTTTAATACTAATGTACAACTAGTTCTGCAGGACACCAGCGTTGTGACCTTCGAGAGCCATCCTCTGCATCTGCACGGCTTCAACTTCTTCATAATGGGTCAGGGAACGGGAAACTACAATGCAAGCACTGATCCCGCTAATTTTAATCTTGTGGATCCTCCCGAGAGAAACACAGTTGGAGTTCCCAGTGGAGGTTGGGTGGCTCTTAGATTCGTGGCTGATAATCCAG GAGTGTGGTTTATGCATTGTCATCTCGAGCTGCATACTAGCTGGGGATTGAAGATGGCATGGGTTGTTTTAAATGGAAATGGCAGATCTCAATCTCTTCTTCCTCCTCCAAAAGATCTTCCCCCCTGTTGA